The following are encoded together in the Primulina eburnea isolate SZY01 unplaced genomic scaffold, ASM2296580v1 ctg507_ERROPOS390280, whole genome shotgun sequence genome:
- the LOC140821281 gene encoding zeaxanthin epoxidase, chloroplastic-like, with the protein MTSSVLYHSINPSTSLFSRTHSPSLVFKDIPAEVCAFPGQKSYLSYQENGHHRKQTKVKAAVVEVPECEASVSGGVSKDTVKKLRILVAGGGIGGLVLALAAKKRGFDVVVFERDLSAIRGEGQYRGPIQIQSNALAALEAIDMDVAEEIMSAGCITGDRINGLVDGISGNWYVKFDTFTPAAERGLPVTRVISRMTLQQILAYAVGSDIIINESNVVDFKDDGEKVTVKLENGQCYEGDLLVGADGIRSKVRKTLFGPSEAIYSGYTCYTGIADFVPADIETVGYRVFLGHKQYFVSSDVGGGKMQWYAFHNEPPGGVDVGGKKERLLKLFGGWCDNVIDLLLTTDDDAILRRDIYDRTPALTWGKGRVTLLGDSVHAMQPNLGQGGCMAIEDGYQLSLELDKVWKESIESSRPMDIASALKRYENARKIRVAVIHGLARMAAIMATTYKAYLGVGLGPLSFLTKFRIPHPGRVGGRFFVDIAMPLMLSWVLGGNGSKLEGRTLQCRLSDKANDQLRRWFTDDDALERALDADWFLFSIEDSTAATDTIILSRDEKNPYVIGNVHHPNFAGVSVCIPSPQVSKTHARISYKDGAFFVTDLRSEYGTWISDNEDRRYRVSPNVPTRFHPTDVIEFGSDKKAVFRVKVLKLPPKIAKKTDETEVLQAV; encoded by the exons ATGACTTCATCTGTACTCTATCACTCAATCAATCCATCTACATCGCTGTTTTCAAGAACCCATTCCCCATCTCTGGTATTCAAAGATATCCCAGCAGAAGTCTGCGCTTTTCCGGGCCAGAAATCCTACTTGAGTTACCAAGAAAATGGGCACCACAGGAAACAAACGAAAGTGAAGGCTGCTGTAGTGGAAGTCCCAGAGTGTGAGGCTTCTGTTAGCGGTGGAGTCTCGAAAGACACGGTGAAGAAGCTGAGGATTCTGGTGGCTGGCGGCGGGATTGGTGGGCTGGTTCTGGCTTTGGCTGCTAAAAAGCGGGGGTTTGACGTGGTGGTGTTCGAGAGGGATTTGAGTGCTATCAGAGGGGAGGGGCAGTATAGAGGGCCAATTCAGATACAGAGCAATGCATTGGCTGCTTTGGAGGCTATAGATATGGATGTTGCCGAGGAAATAATGAGCGCCGGCTGCATCACCGGTGATCGAATTAACGGTTTGGTGGATGGGATCTCTGGTAATTG GTACGTCAAGTTTGACACGTTCACTCCCGCAGCGGAGCGGGGACTTCCCGTCACCAGAGTCATTAGCCGCATGACTTTGCAACAAATTCTTGCCTATGCAGTTGGCTCagatattattattaatgaaaGCAATGTAGTGGACTTCAAAGATGACGGTGAAAAG GTTACTGTGAAGCTTGAGAATGGGCAGTGTTATGAGGGTGATCTTCTTGTTGGTGCTGATGGGATACGGTCGAAG GTGAGGAAAACTCTGTTTGGCCCAAGTGAAGCTATATACTCAGGGTACACTTGTTACACCGGAATAGCAGATTTTGTTCCTGCTGATATAGAGACGGTTGG GTACCGAGTATTCCTGGGCCACAAACAATACTTTGTTTCTTCAGATGTTGGGGGAGGAAAGATGCAATGGTATGCGTTTCATAATGAACCGCCAGGTGGTGTAGATGTCGGAG GTAAAAAGGAGAGGCTACTTAAATTGTTTGGAGGTTGGTGTGATAATGTCATAGATCTATTACTCACCACGGATGATGATGCAATTCTCCGTCGTGATATATATGACCGGACCCCAGCCTTAACATGGGGAAAGGGCCGTGTCACGTTACTTGGTGATTCTGtccatgccatgcaaccaaacTTGGGTCAAGGGGGATGCATGGCAATTGAG GATGGATATCAACTATCACTGGAGCTTGATAAAGTATGGAAAGAAAGTATCGAGTCTAGTAGGCCAATGGATATAGCCTCTGCTTTGAAAAG ATATGAGAATGCTCGAAAAATAAGAGTTGCAGTCATTCATGGACTAGCAAGGATGGCTGCAATTATGGCAACAACTTACAAAGCATACCTTGGTGTTGGTCTCGGTCCGCTGTCG TTCCTGACAAAATTTAGAATACCACATCCCGGAAGAGTTGGTGGGAGATTTTTTGTCGACATTGCTATGCctttaatgttgagttgggttCTTGGTGGTAATGG TTCAAAACTTGAAGGAAGAACGCTGCAGTGCAGACTTTCTGATAAA GCCAATGACCAGTTACGAAGATGGTTTACAGATGATGATGCTCTAGAGCGAGCTCTGGATGCAGA TTGGTTTCTATTTTCCATTGAAGATTCAACCGCTGCAACTGATACCATCATTCTAAGCCGAGATGAGAAGAATCCATATGTTATTGG GAATGTACACCACCCAAATTTTGCTGGAGTATCAGTATGTATACCTTCACCTCAG GTTTCCAAAACACATGCTCGAATAAGCTATAAAGATGGAGCCTTCTTCGTAACTGACTTAAGGAGTGAATATGGCACCTGGATATCTGA CAACGAGGACAGGCGATATCGTGTGTCACCCAATGTCCCTACTCGTTTTCATCCTACGGATGTGATTGAATTTGGGTCTGATAAGAAG GCGGTATTTCGCGTAAAGGTTTTAAAGCTTCCACCAAAAATCGCAAAGAAAACAGATGAAACTGAAGTTCTGCAAGCTGTATAG
- the LOC140821288 gene encoding uncharacterized protein yields the protein MVDVDRRMAGLNASHVAGLRRLSARAASSAPSTPRKSLLSFSSLAEKVIRHLKSSGVRVQAGLSVSEFALAEAEFGFAFPPDLKAVLSLGLPVGTGFPDWRSSGSARLHLRTSIELPVASISFHIARNVLWSKSWGPRPSNPEKALKIARNALKQAPLLIPVFNRCYIPCNPCLAGNPIFYVDENRIFCCGFDLSDFFDRESSLFKPSRDSSILSTYRSGSELNSAGSSSSFSRRSLDAISGGRTPRWVEFWSDAAVDRRQRNSNSSSSSSSSPDRYRDIPRSEMPKWVEEYVTEIGSVLKQGGWKESDVSEIIHVSASGFFEGEMVMVDNEAVLDALLLKADRLSDTLLKSGWSSEEVSDALGFNFRREKEKKPVKMLSPELVERIGKLAVAVNRSSSSSTGSLS from the coding sequence ATGGTTGATGTGGACAGGAGGATGGCCGGGCTGAACGCTTCCCACGTGGCCGGACTCCGCCGTCTATCCGCACGGGCCGCCTCTTCCGCTCCGTCCACGCCGCGCAAAAGCCTCCTATCTTTCTCGTCGTTGGCGGAGAAAGTGATCCGCCATTTGAAGAGCTCGGGTGTTAGAGTCCAAGCTGGTTTATCGGTGTCGGAGTTCGCGTTAGCCGAAGCCGAGTTCGGGTTTGCATTCCCACCGGACCTGAAAGCGGTTCTGTCGTTGGGTTTGCCCGTGGGGACCGGGTTTCCCGACTGGCGGTCATCGGGCTCGGCCAGGCTTCACCTCCGAACCTCCATTGAACTTCCTGTTGCTTCAATCTCTTTCCACATAGCTCGAAATGTTCTATGGTCTAAGTCGTGGGGCCCGCGCCCGTCCAACCCGGAGAAGGCCCTGAAGATAGCCCGGAACGCTCTCAAACAAGCCCCGCTTTTGATCCCCGTCTTCAACCGTTGTTACATCCCTTGCAACCCTTGTTTGGCAGGAAACCCTATTTTCTACGTAGATGAGAACAGAATCTTCTGTTGCGGGTTTGATTTGTCAGACTTTTTTGATCGCGAATCCTCTCTCTTCAAACCGAGTCGGGATTCAAGTATTCTATCAACCTACCGCTCAGGAAGCGAGCTGAACTCAGCTGGATCATCGAGCAGCTTCTCCAGGAGAAGCCTTGACGCGATCTCCGGCGGGCGGACGCCACGGTGGGTGGAGTTCTGGAGCGACGCCGCCGTGGATCGCCGGCAGAGGAACTCTAACTCATCCTCCTCATCCTCATCATCACCCGACAGGTACCGCGACATACCAAGATCCGAAATGCCCAAATGGGTCGAAGAATACGTGACCGAAATCGGGTCGGTTTTGAAACAAGGAGGTTGGAAGGAATCCGACGTCTCGGAGATCATACACGTGTCGGCATCCGGGTTCTTCGAAGGCGAGATGGTTATGGTGGATAACGAGGCCGTGTTGGATGCTTTGCTGCTGAAAGCGGATCGGTTATCAGATACACTCCTGAAATCCGGGTGGAGCTCCGAAGAGGTTTCGGATGCTCTTGGTTTCAATTTCCGACGGGAGAAGGAGAAGAAACCGGTGAAGATGCTGTCTCCTGAGCTGGTCGAGAGGATTGGGAAACTGGCTGTGGCGGTGAACCGGTCTTCGTCGTCCTCAACCGGTTCGCTGTCTTAG